A segment of the Vicugna pacos chromosome 25, VicPac4, whole genome shotgun sequence genome:
TTAAATTAGACATTCCCATATTTAGTAAGGCACAATGGAATCTAGTTTCTTATTTCCAGTTGAATTACTGCAAGCAgtaacaaaggaaaatatagtCAGTAGATTCTGGACCAGATTTGTCAGTTGGATAAACTGTTTGGGTTTTATTAAACTTTTGGGGGAGATGTTAGTTAGTTCTTTCTCCACACCATAGTTTCCTTTCGGGCCCTGTGGCCAAATCTAGTCCTTGGTGATGAGAAAGAAGTCATTGTACCCCCCTCAAGTGCCTGAGAAAcagtttactcattcattcaatctgGTCCATGATGAGGAAACAGCCCAATGACCATTTCCGGTTATAAGCAGCTTATCTTTACTGATTGGACCTGATTCCCTATCATTTCTAAAAATAGCTTCTGATATAATCTGTACATGGTGAAGCTGTGAAGGAACCTGATGGTCTTCTTCAGACTCTGAATGACAGTTTTGGGGAAGTGATGCGTCTTCAAGTGCTTCAGGGCGTGCATCAGGCCCTTGCGGGTGTCTTGGTCGCCATTTTTACTTCTCCACAGGCTGAGCAGCTTCAGGATCTGCTCGCTTGATTTGCACGTCTTCATTGTTTTCTCAATGTCTTCTGTCGAGACTTTCTTCCCCGGCAAGCTTTCCATCAAGCTTCGAAGCTGCTCGAAGGTGAGGTTCATGTGCCCAAGGTGCTTCTGCACACTGTTTTCACAGAGGTTGATGTCTGCACAAAGCAAAAGCCCAAAGAGACATTCACATAATCTATCTAAAGTCACCATGAAACGAACCTGAGGCAAAAGTGGTTTCCCCAGAATgtcatacatttattttaaggatcttctcctttctttttggggggtgggggggtgggaggggagggggagcttAAGTGATGCTACTTATTTCTAATAACTAAGTTAAATATTTTGTGTTATAATAGGTAGCATGCTTTCTATAGTCTAGGCatctaacacaactttgtaaaaagcCCAAATTTGGAAAATGACAGTAGAAAATTATAGACACATTGCTCTcagttttctaagaaaatttgGAGTAATTAAAAGCATTACCtttcagaaaaaaacacaaagtcaGCTACTTTGTAATATAAGCTTTCATTACGTGATACCTGATATATATGCCATTTGAAGAATTATGTGCTTCAAATGGTCTTTAATAAATAGCACCAAAGGATTACCACCATAGGAAGAGATCTGAAAACCCAATAATATGAGGCCAAGGAACAGTAGGATACCCACGGCCTAGAGAATAGTTCAGGAATGAGCTAGGACATAAACCTAAGAGGGAGTAAATAACGTTTCTCTTGATGACATGAGTCATTTAGTGTCTGTGCGCCCTAAGGCAAGTCAGTTCATCTTTCTTCGCTGAAatgtcctcatttataaaatagggaATTCTGCCCCTTCTGATTCCAAGTCTCTGATTCgctacttcctttcttttttgcttcaGGGCTAATTATACTTTCAAAGAATACATTTTGTTtgccaaaaacaaaagaaaagtttACTCTTTAGCACAAGTGAAAGCATTCAGCTGTCAAAGATGTTAGTCTCCTAAAATCTGTTGCCAAGTTTCAGATATTGGACGTTTCAGGGCCGTGTGGGACGCCTTACTCATTTAACTACACAAGAAGAGCAGGGTGGATTTCTCGTTGACTGTCTGCATTATGAAAACTCTCCCTTGTTTTTTCCAGGATGTCCTCCCAAAGCTAATTGAAGTCAGTACTTTTTCTCCTGTGTATCCTAAAGCTTATAGCCCACACTGGATGAAACTTACTTTTCCCCTCTGGATTCTCTCCCatcataatacacacacacacacacacacacacacacagagttcctAAAGGAGATTCTTTATAACACTCTAAAACATGAGAGTGCTTGCTTTCTACTAGCTTTAAGCTCACTTTGTAGACTATATCTCATTTATTCTCACAACACATGCTATTAAAATGGTAATTTTAAAATAGGCTGCATTGTGAAGATTAATGAGAGGATATCTGTAAGACACTTAGAGACTCTCTGGAGAGAATTACCAAATAAATACAACACAGTTTCTTGGTAGAAATGAAATGTTAAAGCCAAAGTGGTTAAAGAACTTCTAGACAGGCCAGAGGGGACTCTGAAAAAACTGCCGAGGGGTCCGGAGTCAGATTTCCTGAGGTCCAGTCCTGCATTTGAAATGCATTGTCTCTCCTTTTAGAGGGGCCCTTTAATAAGAAATTGGGGTGTTGAGGAGGTGAGAATAAAACCTTGTATGGCTGTTCAAGGAATAACGTCTCCACTGTCACTTAGTGAAAACTTTTTCAGTCCAACAACACTTCCCAAAGGGAGGCATCCACTCAACTGAACAGAcagtcttgtttctgttttatgagaaacacgtgttttcatttctttgtttatttcagGGCACCATACCTTGGATGATCTTCTTGACCACATCTTGGTCTTTGTTTTGGTGCTTCCATAACTTCAGCAGCTGGAAGGTTTGTTCTTGGGAGCTGTGTCTTCGTTTTATCCTCTCCACGCTCTCTGCATTTACTTTGGTGCCAGGCAAATTGTCTACCAGGACACTGAGCCAGTTAGGGGTAAGCTTTGTAGGGACGGCAAACCTGAAGAATGCCTCCTCACACAGGGTCACATCTAAAGGAAGGTGGGAAGATCAAGATTTACTCAACAGTTGGATTCTTGGAAGTCTAatggataataataatgataataataatcatcACCAATACAGTTGAGTTTTCCAACATACAGCATGCTAAGATGCGAAGTCTGAGTAAAGTCAACCTTCTGTTGCCTGGCCTTAGTGACAGATTGCCAGTCCAACTGGGTTTATGTCCTTCCTCGTGTTCTTTTAGAGCACTTTGTAGGGGAGAGTTTAACAAATGTGTACTAAGAATATAATATTGCTATAAATAACTTACAGCAAAAATTCTCTGATTTAATGTATATATTAAcgtattttaatataattactaAATACTTATTAAAGGTTAAACTAGTGTCTGCAGGTTACTTCAAGATGAGTGTTTTTGAGGGAGCTTGAAAAGTAATCTGAAATGGGATATTATTTTCTGCACACAGACACATAGTTTACCTTTGGGAGCAAGGATGTTTACAGATGTGTAAGCATACATAAAGTtagaaaacaaacacaagaaCATGTCATTTGGAAAAGAGGTACAATGACCTGAATGTCTGGGTGAGGTCGGTATATcaggtctgggtttgaatcctggctctgtcattcAAGTTCATATGTTAACCTGAACAGCCTTCACAGtgtttttgtaaagattaaaagCCCGTATAGCGAAGGTACCTGGcctatagtaagtgctcagtgaatgacagaaataaaacttaaaatgaattaaagtaGAGAGAATGCCAACGTTAGAGGTCACTCCTCTTACTCTCCCTTCCCTCATTCCATTGTTTAATAAGAAAGCAGAAAGGCTGAATGACTTAGTCTAAGATTTTGACTACACAAGTGAAAAAATGTTGGAACTGGGTTTGAATCTTAAATCTCTCAGCCCACATTCTTATCTTTCAGATACTTCTGTGTTGCACAAAAAGATATTTGGGGAGAGTCAAGCTGGTAAAATGCTAAAAGGCCGGTCTTCCTTGGTGTGATGAGTCCTTGGCAGAAGGTCTGAGATTAGTCTGGTAGCAGGTGAGGACGCCAATCTGATTAGTGCCATCACCTACACGGAGCGCATTCAGATAGCTCCCTGACCTGGAGCTAGTGACCTTTCCTGAGTAAAGAGGTTAAGACGAGCACAGGAACTTAGAACTTAATAGTATGACAGGAACAAAGCCAGTTTCGTATTTCTGATTGTCATCAGTTTTTGTCACTGTGCTGCTTCTTTGCCAGTTTTTACTTTGGCTAATAATACAGATACTCTTAAAAGGGATAAAAATGCTTAACTTGAAATATTCTGCAATTTGGACTCTGATGATTTGGCCTTAAACATAATTACTACTCCACCCCTTTCTCCATAGGTAAGATTCGATTCAAGTGTGGAAGGGACAAAGTGTCAGAGTCTGGAGCATGACTGAGAAGCTGGGGACTTTTTGAAAGATGTTGAGTTGTGGCTTTAGCAGTGATGTACAGAGAACAGTCTTAGTTGGTTAAAAtccaagaaagggaaaatacaaGTTTGACCAAGAAGGGCTGGAAAGTCTTGTGTTCAACTCAGAGGTGGTACAAAGACtgatattttgaaatataattaccTATTCCGCATTTGTGAGTCGATTCACTGTTTCCAGAACATATATTATCATGCACTGCATTTCCTTTCTGAATTAGAAGGAGCCCCAAGGCACTGCAATTTGTGTGTTTTCTACAGGGTGCTTTAGATGATGTCTCATTCGAGAAGAACCCATCTGGACATCTTTTGCAAACTGTATCTCGCTCCGGGGTTCCTAAAGAAAATACCAAGCCATTTAGCGAATTCCTTTCAAATACTTTCGCAGCCGATACCATCTTAACAGAGTTTTGGAAAGACTTTTCACTTGGTTTTTACTGCTCCTATTATGTTGCAGGAAACTTcaggcattttcatttttcacttcatTAGATAGAACAAAACTTCTACAGTCAGCCCCTTGGGCAGTCTCCCCTCCTTGTAATCCAACCACAAATTTATTTTGCTGTTACCTACAAAGCACACAATGTGAGAGGAAAAGGAATGAAGAGAAGGCTGTTCAATTAGTCCTGCCTGTGCTGAAGTGTCAGTGGGATCTTGTTGTCAACCGTGTTCTCCACACACTTACTTCTGGGAAATCCTCACAATAACAGCCGCGTAACTGCTATAATATTCTTCGAAATCAGTACCCATTGAATGCTGCATCGT
Coding sequences within it:
- the TNFRSF11B gene encoding tumor necrosis factor receptor superfamily member 11B, whose amino-acid sequence is MNKWLCCALVFLDLSIKWTTEETFPPKYLHYDPETSRQLMCDKCPPGTFLKQHCTARRKTVCAPCPDHHYTDRWHTSDECLYCSPVCKELQYVKQECNRTHNRVCECVEGRYLELEFCLKHRSCPPGFGVLQVGTPERDTVCKRCPDGFFSNETSSKAPCRKHTNCSALGLLLIQKGNAVHDNICSGNSESTHKCGIDVTLCEEAFFRFAVPTKLTPNWLSVLVDNLPGTKVNAESVERIKRRHSSQEQTFQLLKLWKHQNKDQDVVKKIIQDINLCENSVQKHLGHMNLTFEQLRSLMESLPGKKVSTEDIEKTMKTCKSSEQILKLLSLWRSKNGDQDTRKGLMHALKHLKTHHFPKTVIQSLKKTIRFLHSFTMYRLYQKLFLEMIGNQVQSVKISCL